Proteins encoded together in one Chitinophaga sp. LS1 window:
- the ggt gene encoding gamma-glutamyltransferase: MRTVLLTLTLFSCTSIYAQDDAIHYKIEKETNASHGAVVSAHPLASLAGIEVMKQGGNAVDAAIATQLALAVVYPAAGNLGGGGFMVAHLKTGKNVTLDYREAAPAKATRDMYLDADGNPVKSLSIDGHLACGVPGTVAGLFASLPYARLPMKKLIAPAIRLAEKGFAITAAEARSLNAAQAQFKKLNTEDNAFMRDTPWKEGDILIQEDLANTLKLIRDKGREGFYEGETARKIVDEMERANGLITLEDLKSYRAVDRTPVVFKYKQYDIVTMPLPSSGGIALQQLMGMVAPYPLATWGFHAVKSIQLMVEAERRAYADRAQFLGDPDFVKVPVKQLTDATYIRSRMNNFDSTKAGSSEVVKAGSIHESDETTHLSVMDAEGNAVSVTTTLNGGYGSKVVVGSAGFLLNNEMDDFSVKPGVPNMYGLVGNEANAIAPGKRMLSSMTPTIVLKNQMPYIVAGTPGGSTIITSVFQTLMNLLEFNLSPKEAVDAPKFHHQWLPDEVVVEEDFEKAPLPGLEKMGYKITIRGHIGRTEVIKVNADGQMNAVGDKRGDDSAAGF; this comes from the coding sequence ATGCGCACAGTATTACTCACGCTTACATTGTTCTCCTGCACCAGTATTTATGCGCAGGACGACGCAATCCACTACAAAATTGAAAAAGAAACAAATGCTTCTCATGGTGCCGTAGTCTCGGCCCATCCCCTTGCAAGTCTGGCAGGGATTGAAGTAATGAAACAAGGTGGTAATGCTGTAGATGCTGCAATTGCAACCCAGCTGGCGCTGGCAGTTGTATATCCCGCCGCGGGTAATCTGGGTGGTGGCGGATTTATGGTGGCCCACCTGAAGACAGGTAAAAACGTGACGCTTGACTATCGTGAAGCGGCACCAGCAAAGGCAACCAGGGATATGTACCTGGATGCGGATGGTAATCCTGTCAAGTCGCTCAGCATTGACGGTCACCTGGCCTGTGGTGTACCGGGTACTGTGGCCGGCCTGTTTGCTTCCCTGCCTTATGCCAGATTACCTATGAAAAAACTCATTGCCCCAGCGATCCGGCTGGCGGAAAAAGGCTTTGCTATTACGGCTGCTGAAGCACGTAGCCTCAATGCAGCACAGGCACAATTTAAAAAACTCAATACCGAAGACAACGCATTTATGCGCGACACTCCCTGGAAGGAAGGAGATATCCTGATCCAGGAAGATCTGGCCAACACCCTGAAACTAATACGTGACAAAGGTCGTGAAGGTTTTTATGAAGGTGAAACTGCCCGGAAGATCGTAGATGAAATGGAAAGAGCCAATGGCCTGATCACGCTGGAAGACCTGAAATCTTATCGTGCAGTAGACAGAACACCTGTCGTGTTTAAATATAAGCAATACGACATTGTCACTATGCCGCTGCCAAGTAGTGGTGGTATCGCTTTGCAACAGCTCATGGGCATGGTGGCTCCTTATCCTTTAGCTACATGGGGCTTTCACGCTGTGAAGTCTATACAGCTGATGGTAGAAGCAGAAAGACGCGCTTATGCTGACAGAGCACAGTTCCTGGGTGATCCTGATTTTGTAAAGGTCCCTGTGAAACAATTGACTGATGCTACTTATATCCGGTCGCGCATGAATAACTTCGACTCTACCAAAGCTGGTTCCAGCGAAGTTGTAAAGGCGGGTAGTATTCATGAAAGTGATGAAACCACTCACCTATCGGTGATGGATGCCGAAGGAAATGCAGTATCTGTGACCACTACATTGAATGGTGGTTATGGTTCTAAAGTAGTAGTAGGTAGTGCAGGTTTTCTGCTGAATAATGAAATGGATGATTTCAGTGTAAAACCAGGCGTACCAAATATGTATGGCCTGGTAGGTAACGAAGCCAATGCCATTGCCCCCGGCAAAAGGATGTTGAGCTCCATGACGCCCACCATTGTTTTAAAAAACCAAATGCCCTACATTGTAGCAGGTACACCAGGTGGTTCCACAATCATCACTTCTGTATTCCAGACCTTAATGAACCTGCTGGAGTTCAACCTGTCTCCGAAAGAAGCTGTAGATGCGCCTAAATTCCATCATCAGTGGCTGCCGGATGAAGTAGTGGTAGAGGAAGATTTCGAGAAAGCTCCGTTGCCAGGCCTGGAAAAAATGGGGTACAAGATCACTATAAGAGGACATATTGGCCGTACTGAAGTCATCAAAGTAAACGCGGATGGCCAGATGAATGCCGTTGGCGACAAACGCGGTGATGACAGTGCTGCTGGTTTCTAA
- a CDS encoding TonB-dependent receptor translates to MIYPVNHFRGLLLLFSLLIASTQFTFSQTAGIITGIVKDGNGAVLPGATVQIERTNKGGYTNAQGRFSLETIPGNYTVLVSYVGFVTQHQPVTVKAGSTFELNISLVASTTMNELVVLGSRGLPRSQTETPVPVDVIDIKRIVEDAPQVSVNQILNYVAPSFSSGVQTVADGTDHIDPASLRGLGPDQVLVLVNGKRRYTTALVNVNGTFGRGAVGTDMNSIPTAAIDRIEILRDGAAAQYGSDAIAGVINIILKSSVNQLGINVTTGGNVTSQAANNLDGQTVQTAVNYGIPIGNKGGYINFGGSYDFRNYTNRSGAWVGTIYKAYPGGVDKTDSFLVANHITRNDIRMRVGQSKLRSAQLFVNANIPLENNGEVYFFGGIGYRAGNAAGVYRLPNDSRNVIEIYPLGFLPEINSDIYDRSFGAGIRGTLGEWKVDFSNTYGRNEFDFSVQHSLNASLENASPTKFTCGGPIFAQNTTNLDFSRRADIFDIAFGAEHRFEKYQLVAGAENSYTDYGRASKIGVDANGHDILIPDPQGPINTLFGPDGTARAGGAQVFPGFRPENAITATRSAIAAYLDVEANLSRAFLLGGAVRFENYNDFGSTTNGKITARYKLSEGTAIRGSASTGFRAPSLHQQYYSSTSTLFVDGVAYEVGTFTNDSRPAQLLGIPKLKPEKSKSVSAGFTTIAGKFSFTLDGYYTRINDRIVYTDQFSGSNADTASAVDKEIYQLLSLANANRAAFFANAINSETKGVDLVATYSTRLGKGTFRADLSGTYSYTQQVGDIHSSPKLKGKENIYFSRTSRIYLERSVPREKVNLTLAYTIHKLNLFVRNVHFGSVEEATNDPAFYQTYGGKVITDVAIGYRLAKEVKVSIGSNNVLDVYPDLVKNPANTTNNQFRYSRRATQFGYNGRFLFARIELNL, encoded by the coding sequence ATGATTTACCCAGTTAACCATTTCCGGGGGCTATTGCTCCTTTTTTCTCTATTAATCGCCTCGACACAATTTACATTTTCCCAAACAGCAGGTATCATTACCGGCATTGTCAAAGACGGCAATGGCGCTGTATTACCCGGTGCTACCGTACAGATCGAACGTACCAACAAAGGTGGTTATACCAATGCCCAGGGACGGTTTTCGCTGGAGACCATCCCCGGCAATTACACCGTGCTGGTGAGTTACGTGGGATTTGTAACACAACATCAACCTGTCACTGTAAAAGCCGGAAGTACCTTCGAACTCAACATCTCCCTGGTGGCAAGTACAACCATGAATGAACTGGTAGTACTGGGTTCCCGCGGGTTGCCACGTAGTCAGACAGAAACGCCCGTGCCTGTAGATGTGATAGACATCAAACGCATAGTGGAAGATGCACCACAGGTGAGTGTAAACCAGATCCTGAATTATGTAGCACCTTCTTTCAGCTCTGGCGTGCAAACAGTGGCAGATGGTACCGATCACATAGATCCCGCATCCCTGCGCGGTTTAGGTCCTGATCAGGTACTGGTTTTGGTGAATGGTAAAAGAAGATATACCACAGCACTCGTGAATGTAAACGGCACCTTTGGCCGTGGTGCAGTAGGTACTGATATGAACTCCATTCCTACTGCCGCCATCGATCGTATCGAGATCTTAAGAGATGGTGCTGCGGCGCAATATGGCTCTGATGCCATTGCAGGTGTGATCAACATTATCCTGAAGAGTAGCGTCAATCAATTAGGTATCAACGTTACTACAGGCGGGAATGTCACTTCGCAGGCAGCAAACAATTTAGATGGGCAAACCGTGCAAACTGCCGTCAATTATGGCATTCCCATTGGTAATAAAGGAGGCTATATCAACTTCGGCGGTTCCTATGATTTCAGGAATTATACCAATCGCTCAGGTGCATGGGTAGGTACTATCTACAAAGCATACCCCGGTGGTGTGGATAAGACAGATAGTTTTCTCGTAGCCAATCACATTACCCGCAATGATATCCGCATGCGGGTAGGACAGTCAAAACTACGCAGTGCACAGCTGTTTGTGAATGCTAATATTCCATTGGAGAACAATGGTGAAGTGTACTTCTTTGGTGGCATTGGTTACAGGGCAGGTAATGCAGCAGGTGTATACCGCCTGCCCAATGATAGCCGCAATGTGATAGAGATCTATCCACTGGGTTTCCTGCCAGAGATCAATAGCGATATCTATGATCGCTCATTCGGCGCGGGTATCAGGGGAACACTTGGTGAATGGAAAGTTGATTTTAGCAATACTTATGGCAGAAATGAATTTGATTTCTCCGTACAGCATTCGCTGAATGCATCGCTGGAAAATGCATCTCCTACTAAGTTTACCTGCGGTGGGCCGATCTTTGCACAGAATACTACGAACCTTGATTTCTCAAGAAGGGCAGACATTTTTGATATCGCTTTTGGTGCAGAACATCGCTTTGAAAAATACCAGCTGGTAGCAGGTGCAGAGAACTCTTATACGGACTATGGCCGTGCCTCAAAAATAGGTGTAGATGCAAATGGCCATGATATTTTGATACCAGATCCACAGGGCCCGATCAATACATTATTTGGTCCTGATGGTACCGCAAGAGCCGGTGGTGCACAGGTATTTCCCGGTTTCAGACCAGAGAATGCGATCACTGCCACCCGATCGGCCATTGCCGCCTACCTGGATGTAGAAGCGAATTTAAGCAGGGCATTTTTATTAGGGGGTGCCGTCCGTTTTGAAAACTACAATGATTTCGGTAGCACCACAAATGGTAAGATCACCGCCCGCTACAAACTCAGCGAAGGCACTGCTATCCGTGGGTCGGCCAGCACCGGCTTCAGAGCACCTTCATTGCATCAGCAGTATTATTCTTCTACAAGTACCTTGTTTGTAGATGGCGTAGCTTATGAAGTAGGCACTTTTACAAACGATAGTCGTCCGGCACAACTGCTGGGTATTCCCAAACTCAAGCCAGAGAAGTCAAAGAGCGTGAGTGCAGGGTTTACCACCATCGCAGGCAAATTCAGTTTCACCCTGGATGGTTACTATACCCGCATCAATGACAGGATCGTATACACCGATCAGTTTTCCGGTAGCAATGCAGATACCGCTTCTGCAGTAGATAAGGAAATTTACCAGTTACTCTCCCTCGCAAATGCTAACAGGGCAGCTTTCTTTGCGAATGCCATCAACTCAGAAACAAAGGGTGTTGACCTCGTGGCGACTTACAGTACCAGGCTGGGCAAAGGTACTTTCCGTGCAGACCTGTCAGGCACCTATAGTTACACCCAGCAGGTGGGCGATATTCATTCCTCTCCCAAACTGAAAGGCAAGGAGAATATCTATTTCAGCCGTACCAGCCGTATTTATTTAGAAAGAAGCGTACCACGGGAAAAGGTTAATCTCACGCTGGCATATACCATCCATAAATTAAACCTGTTTGTAAGAAATGTGCATTTCGGTAGCGTGGAAGAAGCGACCAATGATCCTGCTTTTTACCAGACCTACGGAGGCAAAGTGATCACAGACGTGGCCATAGGGTACCGACTCGCCAAAGAGGTCAAAGTCAGCATCGGCTCCAACAATGTACTGGACGTTTATCCTGACCTGGTAAAAAATCCCGCCAATACAACCAATAACCAGTTCCGATATAGCCGCCGTGCCACCCAGTTTGGGTATAATGGCCGGTTTTTATTCGCCAGGATAGAACTGAATTTATAA
- a CDS encoding M14 metallopeptidase family protein, protein MKYRLLTLVFAVLATTFSLSAQTLPSPDQFLGYPLGTHFTPHYRVLEYFRAVAAVTPNMQLEQYGTTYEGRPLMMATITSPANFARLDQIRQHNMQLVSGEAKVADNDPVIVWLSYNVHGNEAVSTEAAMKTLYTLANKSNTQQQQWLENTVVIIDPCLNPDGRERYVNYYNQVHTIIPDPVLSGREHKEPWPGGRANHYYFDLNRDWAWQTQTESQARMAQYNRWMPQVHVDFHEQSIDAPYYFAPAAEPLHDIIKPWQRDMLKMIGKNNAKYFDKEGWLYFTKETFDMFYPSYGDTYPTYNGAIGMTYEQGGGGRAGIMVLKQDGDTLTLTQRIAHHFTTGMSTIEVAAGQGQQLLKDFSGYFYEASHNPDGPYKTYVIKSGGNAEKLAALAILLKRNNIKFGYGANGARATGFNYFSGKTEGFSVDKEDMVINAMQSRSNLLKVLFEPDSRLTDSVTYDITAWALPYAYGLQSYAVKEPLNAERDTLLIPVAAPMNSERSYAYLAKWNSIRDVRFLSALLKRKIRVRFAEGPFTASGKSYPAGTLIITRSGNEGVGEGFDVMVTGLAKTVGVTLDVASTGFVDKGVDFGSEKVHYIKPMRVALVMGSGVSSLAAGEIWYYFEQQIGYPLTIVDQNNLEQVNWKDVDVLILPDGNYKFLADKENANKLKDWVSNGGKLIALQDALFQVAQQEWGIKVKKDAMPGLDEKKDEYALLKSYGNRERDGIKQAIPGAIYRVQLDNTHPLAFGFSDTYYTLKQDDRLYEFMDSDGWNVGILKKDNYLSGFVGTETRKRLKDGVLFGVKEIGNGKIVMLADDPLFRSFWENGKLLFGNAVFMVF, encoded by the coding sequence ATGAAATACCGTTTACTGACACTGGTTTTTGCAGTTCTTGCCACAACTTTTTCCCTTTCTGCTCAAACACTGCCTTCGCCGGATCAGTTTCTTGGATATCCACTAGGCACACACTTTACCCCACACTACCGGGTGTTGGAATACTTCAGGGCAGTAGCCGCCGTTACGCCCAATATGCAGCTCGAACAATATGGAACTACGTACGAAGGCCGGCCGCTGATGATGGCGACCATCACTTCGCCTGCAAACTTTGCCAGACTCGACCAGATCAGGCAGCATAATATGCAGCTAGTGAGTGGAGAAGCGAAGGTGGCGGACAATGATCCTGTCATTGTATGGCTCAGTTACAATGTACACGGAAACGAAGCCGTATCTACAGAAGCGGCTATGAAAACCCTGTACACACTGGCGAATAAGAGCAATACACAGCAACAGCAATGGCTTGAAAATACGGTGGTGATCATCGATCCCTGTCTGAACCCGGATGGTCGTGAGCGTTATGTAAATTACTACAACCAGGTACATACCATTATTCCTGATCCGGTATTGTCCGGCAGGGAGCATAAAGAACCCTGGCCGGGTGGCAGGGCAAACCACTATTACTTTGACCTGAACCGTGACTGGGCGTGGCAAACACAAACTGAATCACAGGCCAGGATGGCACAATACAACCGCTGGATGCCTCAGGTACATGTGGATTTTCATGAACAAAGCATCGATGCACCTTATTACTTTGCACCTGCAGCTGAACCTTTGCACGATATCATCAAACCATGGCAGAGAGATATGTTGAAGATGATCGGAAAGAACAATGCGAAGTACTTTGATAAAGAAGGCTGGTTGTACTTTACGAAAGAAACATTCGATATGTTTTATCCCAGTTATGGCGATACATATCCTACCTATAATGGTGCCATTGGTATGACGTATGAGCAGGGTGGTGGCGGCCGCGCAGGTATCATGGTCCTGAAACAGGATGGTGATACACTGACGCTGACACAGCGTATTGCGCACCATTTTACCACTGGTATGTCTACCATAGAAGTAGCTGCAGGTCAGGGGCAACAGTTGCTGAAAGATTTCTCCGGCTACTTCTACGAAGCAAGTCATAACCCCGATGGTCCTTACAAAACATATGTGATCAAATCCGGTGGTAATGCAGAAAAATTAGCCGCTTTGGCCATATTGCTGAAACGCAATAATATCAAATTCGGGTATGGTGCAAATGGTGCGCGCGCCACTGGTTTCAACTACTTCAGTGGTAAGACCGAAGGCTTTTCTGTCGATAAAGAAGATATGGTGATCAATGCCATGCAATCGCGTTCTAACCTGCTGAAAGTATTGTTTGAACCAGATAGCCGCCTCACTGATTCTGTTACTTATGATATTACAGCGTGGGCATTGCCTTATGCATATGGCTTGCAATCCTATGCAGTGAAAGAGCCTTTGAATGCAGAGCGCGATACCTTACTGATACCGGTAGCAGCGCCCATGAATTCAGAACGTAGTTATGCCTATCTGGCAAAATGGAATAGTATCAGAGATGTACGTTTCCTCTCCGCCTTATTGAAAAGAAAAATAAGAGTACGATTTGCAGAAGGCCCTTTTACTGCAAGTGGTAAATCTTATCCTGCAGGCACATTGATCATTACAAGATCAGGGAATGAGGGGGTAGGAGAGGGCTTTGATGTGATGGTAACCGGACTGGCTAAAACAGTCGGTGTGACGCTGGATGTAGCGAGTACTGGGTTTGTAGATAAAGGCGTTGACTTTGGATCTGAAAAAGTCCATTATATCAAACCAATGAGAGTCGCATTGGTAATGGGTAGCGGTGTGTCTTCACTGGCAGCTGGTGAGATCTGGTATTATTTCGAACAGCAGATCGGCTACCCGCTGACAATCGTCGATCAAAATAATCTGGAGCAGGTGAACTGGAAAGATGTGGATGTATTGATCCTGCCGGATGGTAATTATAAATTCCTGGCCGATAAGGAGAATGCAAATAAACTGAAAGACTGGGTGAGCAATGGCGGAAAACTGATTGCATTACAGGATGCATTATTCCAGGTAGCGCAACAGGAGTGGGGTATCAAAGTGAAGAAAGATGCCATGCCGGGTTTGGATGAAAAGAAGGATGAATATGCACTCCTGAAGAGTTATGGAAACAGGGAAAGAGATGGTATCAAACAGGCGATTCCGGGCGCTATTTACAGGGTACAATTGGATAATACACATCCGCTGGCATTTGGATTTTCAGATACTTATTATACCCTGAAACAGGATGACAGGTTGTATGAATTTATGGATAGTGATGGCTGGAATGTAGGTATATTGAAAAAGGATAATTACCTGAGTGGATTTGTAGGAACAGAAACCCGCAAGCGCCTGAAAGATGGGGTGCTATTTGGTGTAAAGGAGATCGGGAATGGTAAGATTGTGATGCTGGCAGATGATCCGCTGTTCCGCAGTTTCTGGGAGAATGGGAAATTGCTGTTTGGCAATGCGGTATTCATGGTATTCTAA
- a CDS encoding redoxin domain-containing protein — MMKSHYLALCFALTAMQVREVSLEIGAPIPKGDQALKDISGKEITLNKAKQTNGLLVMFSGNDCPYIERNKARTIEICRYALTNQVGVVLVNSNANATLEAMKAYALSQQYNWYYVADPGAGIADAFQADHMPECYLFNQSGMLVYKGSIDDSPGNADAVKTRHLNNAINDLLAKKSPKVNTTPSLGCNIKRF; from the coding sequence ATGATGAAGTCTCACTACCTAGCGCTATGCTTTGCTCTCACCGCCATGCAGGTGAGGGAAGTATCTTTGGAAATAGGAGCACCTATCCCTAAAGGTGATCAGGCACTTAAAGACATTTCCGGAAAAGAAATTACACTCAACAAAGCCAAACAAACCAATGGCCTGTTAGTCATGTTTTCTGGCAATGACTGCCCGTATATTGAAAGGAACAAAGCCAGAACTATTGAAATTTGCCGCTATGCCCTCACCAACCAGGTTGGGGTAGTGCTCGTGAACTCAAATGCCAATGCTACGCTGGAAGCTATGAAAGCTTATGCGCTTTCTCAGCAATACAACTGGTATTATGTAGCTGATCCTGGAGCAGGTATAGCAGATGCGTTTCAGGCTGATCATATGCCGGAGTGTTATCTTTTTAACCAAAGTGGTATGCTGGTTTATAAGGGCAGTATTGATGATAGTCCGGGTAATGCGGATGCTGTGAAGACAAGGCATCTTAATAATGCGATCAATGATTTATTGGCGAAGAAATCACCAAAGGTGAATACTACGCCTTCGCTGGGGTGTAATATTAAACGGTTTTAG
- a CDS encoding YihY/virulence factor BrkB family protein has product MRKIESIILAIKPIGFLIHRSKGIVLPGFEGLPLYDVIHYFFREIKNKSLGERAAAISFNFLLAIPPFFIFLFTLVPYIPMNNVEATLYELAEDVTPNYNTYIIVRDMIHDFLYTHHNGLLSISFGMSFFASSNAVMGVARSFNRKQSGFRKRKWWQKRLLALQLTAILVFLLLLTVALIIAQGTVLHYIFDTLGIKNKSVISLAETTRWVLIIFLFYSILSVLYRFVPATNKRWKFITAGSTLATILMILVTIGFSVFVNNFSNYNKIYGSVGTLLILMIAVYLNSLTLLIGFELNASIKYLKEAHHSSNRLN; this is encoded by the coding sequence ATGAGAAAAATAGAATCTATCATACTGGCAATCAAACCTATCGGCTTCCTTATCCACAGGAGCAAGGGGATCGTATTGCCCGGTTTTGAGGGCCTGCCCCTTTATGATGTGATCCATTACTTCTTCAGGGAAATCAAGAATAAAAGCCTCGGAGAAAGAGCTGCCGCCATTTCGTTTAACTTCCTGCTGGCGATACCGCCGTTCTTTATCTTCCTGTTTACATTGGTGCCTTATATCCCCATGAATAATGTGGAGGCTACCCTGTATGAACTGGCCGAGGATGTGACCCCGAATTACAACACTTACATCATAGTGCGTGATATGATCCACGACTTCCTGTATACACATCATAACGGGTTGTTGTCGATCTCATTTGGGATGAGCTTTTTTGCGTCTTCAAATGCCGTAATGGGAGTAGCCCGTTCGTTCAACAGAAAGCAATCGGGCTTCAGGAAGCGGAAGTGGTGGCAGAAAAGATTACTGGCGCTGCAACTGACCGCAATATTGGTGTTTTTGCTGTTGCTGACGGTGGCATTGATCATTGCGCAGGGTACTGTACTGCATTATATATTTGATACACTGGGCATTAAAAACAAGTCGGTTATTTCACTGGCGGAGACAACAAGATGGGTATTGATTATCTTCCTTTTTTATTCTATCTTGTCTGTGTTGTACAGGTTCGTGCCAGCGACGAATAAGCGTTGGAAGTTTATTACAGCCGGAAGTACCCTGGCTACGATTTTAATGATTTTGGTGACTATTGGCTTTTCAGTGTTTGTGAATAACTTTAGTAATTACAATAAGATTTACGGGTCCGTTGGGACGTTGTTAATATTGATGATTGCGGTATATTTGAATTCCTTGACCTTGTTGATTGGTTTTGAGCTCAATGCGAGTATTAAGTATCTAAAGGAAGCCCACCACTCATCCAATAGATTGAATTAA
- the mltG gene encoding endolytic transglycosylase MltG has product MAKTKSSKSKQQQHKSLWIRRAVVVVIALAAGTLVYFGYRLFGPNTRSFGDNKFFYVRTGSTYTDVLNGLMDQEIIRSRGSFDWVARELGYPDRVKAGKYKINRGMSNFEIVKLLRSGRQTPVVLTITKLRTKRDLIHKICANLEADSATFQALINDNVYLRQYGLDTNTVMCAIMPNTYQFYWNTSAENAFKKIEKGREDFWTTERKEKAQHLNLSIDQVTILASIVEEESNKNDEKPLISSVYLNRFRKGMRLQADPTVKFALQDFALRRIREGHLQFDSPYNTYKYAGLPPGPICTPSVKTLEAVLNTPETDYLYFCAKSDFSGYHAFAATYAEHMKNAHLYQAALNARGI; this is encoded by the coding sequence ATGGCAAAGACAAAGAGCAGCAAATCAAAGCAACAGCAACATAAAAGCCTATGGATCAGACGCGCCGTGGTGGTCGTGATTGCCCTGGCCGCCGGAACGCTTGTTTATTTTGGATATCGCCTTTTTGGTCCTAATACCCGGTCATTTGGCGATAACAAATTCTTTTATGTCCGCACTGGCAGTACCTATACCGACGTTCTCAATGGACTCATGGACCAGGAAATCATCCGTAGCCGTGGCAGCTTTGACTGGGTGGCACGGGAACTGGGATACCCTGACCGTGTAAAGGCAGGTAAGTATAAGATCAACAGGGGCATGAGCAATTTCGAAATTGTAAAACTGCTCCGCTCCGGCCGTCAGACACCCGTGGTGCTCACCATCACCAAACTCAGAACAAAGCGGGACCTGATACATAAGATCTGTGCAAACCTCGAAGCAGATTCTGCTACTTTCCAGGCACTGATCAATGACAATGTGTACCTCAGGCAGTATGGACTGGATACCAATACAGTGATGTGTGCCATTATGCCGAACACCTACCAGTTTTACTGGAACACTTCTGCAGAGAATGCATTTAAGAAGATTGAAAAAGGAAGAGAAGACTTCTGGACGACAGAAAGAAAAGAGAAAGCACAACATTTGAACCTTTCTATTGACCAGGTGACCATACTGGCTTCTATTGTAGAAGAGGAATCTAATAAGAATGACGAAAAACCATTGATTTCCAGTGTATATTTAAACAGGTTCAGAAAGGGAATGCGACTGCAGGCCGATCCGACTGTGAAATTTGCACTGCAGGATTTTGCTTTGAGAAGGATCAGGGAAGGACATCTGCAATTTGATTCTCCTTATAATACGTACAAGTATGCAGGTTTGCCTCCGGGTCCGATTTGTACACCATCCGTAAAAACACTGGAAGCAGTGCTCAATACGCCCGAGACGGATTACCTGTATTTTTGCGCTAAATCTGATTTTTCTGGTTATCATGCTTTTGCGGCCACCTACGCAGAGCATATGAAAAATGCCCATTTATATCAGGCAGCCCTGAATGCAAGAGGTATATAG
- the secG gene encoding preprotein translocase subunit SecG, whose product MLLIFGILIILACVLLGFFVLVQNPKGGGLSGSFGGFGNQVMGVRQTTDVLEKGTWILAAIIAVLCMSSSIFISKGTVKQQEKSVIERNVPASGGLQQQQLPAPQGGATPQSK is encoded by the coding sequence ATGTTATTGATTTTCGGTATTTTAATCATCCTGGCCTGCGTGCTGTTAGGCTTTTTTGTGCTGGTACAAAACCCAAAAGGTGGCGGTTTGAGCGGCTCTTTTGGTGGTTTTGGTAACCAGGTAATGGGTGTGCGCCAGACTACCGATGTACTTGAGAAAGGTACCTGGATCCTGGCTGCTATCATTGCTGTACTTTGCATGAGCTCTTCTATCTTCATTTCAAAGGGGACTGTAAAACAGCAGGAAAAGTCAGTGATCGAGCGTAATGTACCAGCTTCCGGTGGCCTTCAGCAGCAACAGCTGCCTGCTCCACAGGGTGGTGCTACTCCGCAATCTAAATAA
- the lptE gene encoding LPS assembly lipoprotein LptE encodes MTRLFQGIMAISLLLMIGGCSVKYSANGASIDQGAKTVNVRFIDNRAPINNPTLSQNVTEKLRTKVTSQTRLVQVNEDNTDYEFKGAITGYAFSNAAVTNVDKAATSRLTVTISITFVKRVGDKKGWTQAFTRSADFSATQLPSSVENSLLENTILPQVVDDIFNKAFANW; translated from the coding sequence ATGACCAGATTATTTCAGGGGATAATGGCCATCAGCCTGTTGCTGATGATAGGTGGATGCTCCGTTAAATACTCCGCCAACGGCGCCAGTATAGATCAGGGGGCAAAAACAGTGAATGTACGGTTCATTGATAACAGGGCGCCAATTAATAACCCAACCCTGAGCCAGAACGTAACTGAAAAACTGAGAACGAAAGTCACTTCACAAACAAGGCTGGTACAGGTGAATGAAGACAATACCGACTATGAGTTCAAAGGAGCTATTACGGGGTATGCTTTCAGCAATGCGGCAGTAACCAATGTGGATAAGGCGGCGACATCCCGTTTGACAGTGACCATCAGTATCACTTTTGTAAAGAGAGTGGGCGATAAGAAAGGATGGACCCAGGCCTTTACCCGATCTGCTGACTTCTCGGCCACGCAGTTGCCCAGTTCAGTGGAAAACAGCCTGTTAGAAAATACAATTCTCCCCCAGGTCGTGGATGATATTTTTAATAAGGCCTTTGCAAACTGGTAA